A genome region from Oxyura jamaicensis isolate SHBP4307 breed ruddy duck chromosome 25, BPBGC_Ojam_1.0, whole genome shotgun sequence includes the following:
- the LOC118178128 gene encoding proline-rich protein 9-like — MSYYEQCKQPCLPPPICVQKCSQCVEPCKTVCVEPCSNICVKPCPTQCVEVCAPKCVDVCPAPCASECTTCCTTQCVEPCSTQCTTQCTTQCVEPCSTQCVEVCPPTCIDACIKPCATQCPTHCTAQCVEPCISQCCTKCVEPCPPACVEVCAKKCDTCETVCLEPCSTVCSHPC; from the coding sequence ATGTCCTACTACGAGCAGTGcaagcagccctgcctgccccctcccATCTGCGTGCAGAAATGCAGCCAGTGTGTGGAGCCCTGCAAGACGGTGTGCGTGGAGCCCTGCAGCAACATCTGCGTGAAGCCGTGCCCCACGCAGTGCGTGGAGGTCTGTGCCCCTAAGTGTGTGGATGTCTGCCCGGCTCCCTGTGCCTCCGAGTGCACCACGTGCTGCACCACTCAGTGCGTGGAGCCCTGCAGTACCCAGTGCACCACCCAGTGCACCACCCAGTGCGTGGAGCCCTGCAGCACGCAGTGTGTCGAGGTCTGTCCCCCCACATGCATTGATGCCTGCATAAAGCCCTGTGCCACCCAGTGCCCGACCCACTGCACGGCCCAGTGCGTGGAGCCCTGCATCAGCCAGTGCTGCACCAAGTGTGTGGAGCCCTGCCCGCCGGCATGCGTGGAGGTGTGCGCTAAGAAGTGTGATACGTGTGAGACCGTGTGCCTGGAGCCGTGCAGCACCGTCTGCTCTCACCCGTGCTAA